One window of Acropora palmata chromosome 1, jaAcrPala1.3, whole genome shotgun sequence genomic DNA carries:
- the LOC141891428 gene encoding uncharacterized protein LOC141891428, with product MATARDEFSERILARERKKFHEASDNIFPKYETYGLNTPRKQNIEFFESTSYSIDFARKEGNPALPRPCSVTRRNRPHPSEKFLVWRIPSTTYDQNSDDAIKEFLHLSNLATRQRFYDDYVGRSCKYSPIISQPNKQGNVDLDKCKLSRCTGTFVPRYPTRPRAMPRAVYEEKVKREATPSTPARCFMPPLCISKAAGQKYTTHFQKIPSNEKLLLNSCLEAGDRGYLEGTWANVVRPEAIPAIHKWLKNKDETDCSVVMKFLSNLGKGTDNTKSEKEPERKSGYTQLPCLDKNNSAAVSKVGRDAISCQIPQRRPKKPKEPPRTKGQNVTRWQPLKRSKEFTRVTHPGYVHNNANSLFMQPRRCLPRHFEIHPEFRGILTK from the exons ATGGCAACGGCTAGAGACGAGTTCTCTGAGCGAATATTAGCTCGTGAACGTAAAAAGTTTCATGAGGCATCAGACAACATTTTTCCGAAGTACGAAACATATGGGTTGAATACCccgagaaaacaaaacattgagTTTTTTGAATCAACGTCGTATTCGATTGACTTTGcaagaaaagaaggaaatcCAGCCTTGCCCAGACCTTGCTCAGTTACAAGAAGGAATCGACCGCACCCATCCGAG AAATTCTTGGTCTGGAGAATTCCTTCAACGACGTACGATCAAAACTCTGATGACGCTATCAAAGAATTCTTGCATTTATCCAACTTAGCGACCAGGCAACGATTTTATGATGATTACGTAGGAAGATCTTGTAAGTATTCCCCGATTATTTCTCAGCCGAATAAGCAAGGAA acGTAGACTTAGACAAGTGTAAACTCAGTCGATGCACAGGCACATTTGTTCCACGTTACCCAACAA GGCCGAGGGCTATGCCACGCGCTGTTTATGAAGAAAAGGTTAAACGAGAGGCAACACCTTCTACCCCTGCTAGG tgttttatgcCTCCATTGTGCATATCAAAAGCTGCGGGGCAGAAATATACAACGCATTTTCAAAAGATACCTTCAAATG AAAAACTGCTACTTAACAGTTGCCTTGAAGCTGGAGATCGCGGATATTTGGAAGGG ACTTGGGCTAACGTCGTCCGTCCTGAAGCAATTCCTGCTATTCACAAATGGCTCAAAAATAAGGATGAAACAG ATTGCAGCGTTGTTATGAAGTTCCTAAGCAATCTTGGTAAAGGCACAGACAACAcaaaaagtgaaaaggaaCCCGAGAGAAAGAGCGGTTACACTCAGCTGCCTTGTTTGGACAAGAATAACTCCGCTGCAGTTTCCAA GGTTGGTCGCGACGCCATCAGCTGTCAAATTCCCCAGAGACGACCTAAAAAGCCAAAAGAACCACCAAGAACCAAAGGACAAAATGTGACAAGATGGCAACCTCTTAAAAGGAGCAAGGAATTCACACGGGTCACGCATCCAGGTTACGTGCACAATAACGCGAATTCGCTCTTCATGCAACCTCGACGCTGCCTACCAAGACATTTTGAGATTCATCCCGAATTTCGAGGCATTCTTACAAAATAG